The following proteins come from a genomic window of Flavobacterium eburneipallidum:
- a CDS encoding SusC/RagA family TonB-linked outer membrane protein, whose protein sequence is MEKLKLLLLALFFGLTFNAWAQNAQVSGVVLDDQGLPLPAANIIESGTKNGVGTDMDGKFKITVSNKNAVLVVSFIGFVEQRVNVAGKSNLTIKLASSATNLEQVVVMGYGKGSRKNLTTSVTSVKAEDMNKGALTDVGQLLQGKVAGLNISSSGDPTRTASVVLRGVSTLNSSQGPFYVVDGVPGVDISMISPDDIATIDVLKDAAATAIYGNRAANGVIMVTTKKGSKGKAQIAYNSYFGVENVSNQLDMMNAAQLRAFTTKNNLNFTPENDKGANTNWQEEILRSAALSSSHNLAISGGGENSTYSASLTSIEREGVLLKSDFSRVIARLSVEQSAFNDKVKFGLNVTNSTTKYKNVPQRNSVLLQSINHLPVSPVRNPDGTFFENFTSTGYFNPVALIEHGTDETKTSNLIGNFTTEVKLPFGFTYNLNIAHQKLSTSHGEFYDSYYARYNSANFYNNPDPPQTKSLVNFGVNGSALRNYYENTNNIIESFLNWDKEIGNHKIKAVLGYSWQENTLGDGFQATTTNFPVDNVGYNNLALSNYTSVSGYVVNFGDSQAYQKTRLISEFARVNYNYNDKYLLQGTVRRDGGSVFGSNNRWGYFPSVGGAWRIDKENFMQNQNIFSDLKLRASYGVTGNSSGFNAYTAQFISGSAGTFYYNGQQVGAYGPIQAANPDLKWEKTATTNLGVDFSLLKGIITASVDVYDKKTTDMIFNYQVNPVLVPVGSIVANGGIMSNKGIEVSLGATPVKTANFTWSTNLNLASNKNKIVKLTNPFFIGGDSIRRVQPDGGGQTGATLQIFKEGKPLGQFFTLDYAGKDANGVSQYYDKNGNLTTTPLNGVDYHYKGSAQPKLLLGWSNNFQYKNFDLSVFVRGVFGNKIFNATRADLFRPSTAMTTNILVDAANESPNDLNSYRYSSRFIEDGSYIRLDNATLGYNFKNISSFVKSLRMYTTVNNLFVITKYTGIDPEVEQGGTAPGVDSNNFYPKTRSFLLGFNVIF, encoded by the coding sequence CAATTAAACTCGCCTCTAGTGCTACTAATTTAGAACAAGTTGTGGTAATGGGATATGGAAAAGGATCTCGAAAAAACCTCACTACATCGGTAACTTCTGTTAAGGCAGAGGATATGAATAAAGGAGCTTTAACTGATGTGGGTCAGTTATTGCAAGGTAAAGTGGCTGGTTTGAATATCTCTTCAAGTGGCGATCCAACAAGAACTGCTTCTGTAGTTTTGCGTGGTGTTTCTACTTTGAATAGTTCACAAGGACCATTTTATGTAGTAGATGGTGTTCCTGGAGTTGATATTTCGATGATTTCACCAGATGACATTGCCACTATTGATGTTTTGAAAGATGCAGCTGCAACGGCAATTTATGGTAATCGTGCTGCCAATGGGGTAATTATGGTAACAACCAAAAAGGGAAGTAAAGGTAAAGCTCAAATTGCTTATAACAGTTATTTTGGTGTCGAAAATGTTTCCAATCAATTGGATATGATGAATGCTGCACAATTGAGAGCTTTCACTACAAAGAACAATTTGAATTTTACACCTGAAAATGATAAAGGAGCTAATACCAATTGGCAAGAAGAAATTTTGAGGTCAGCAGCACTTTCAAGCAGCCATAATTTAGCCATAAGTGGCGGAGGCGAAAACAGTACATACTCGGCTAGTTTGACTTCTATAGAAAGAGAAGGAGTTCTGTTGAAAAGTGATTTCTCACGTGTAATTGCTCGTTTGTCGGTAGAGCAATCTGCTTTTAATGATAAAGTAAAATTTGGTTTGAACGTAACTAATTCAACTACTAAATATAAGAATGTTCCGCAACGTAATTCGGTTCTTTTACAATCGATCAATCACCTTCCGGTTTCTCCTGTAAGAAATCCAGATGGTACTTTTTTCGAAAATTTCACCAGTACAGGATATTTCAACCCAGTAGCTTTGATTGAGCACGGAACGGATGAAACCAAGACAAGCAACCTTATTGGAAATTTCACAACAGAAGTAAAACTTCCATTCGGATTTACGTATAACTTAAACATTGCGCATCAAAAATTAAGCACATCCCACGGAGAGTTTTATGATAGTTATTATGCTCGATACAATAGTGCTAACTTCTATAACAATCCTGATCCACCTCAAACAAAATCTTTGGTTAATTTTGGTGTAAATGGTTCGGCATTAAGAAATTACTATGAAAACACAAATAATATCATAGAGAGTTTTTTAAATTGGGATAAAGAAATAGGCAATCACAAAATTAAAGCTGTTTTAGGGTATTCATGGCAGGAAAACACTTTAGGAGATGGTTTTCAGGCTACAACAACAAATTTTCCAGTAGATAATGTAGGCTACAATAACTTGGCATTGAGTAATTATACTTCTGTGAGTGGTTATGTAGTTAATTTTGGAGACAGTCAAGCGTATCAAAAAACACGTTTAATATCAGAATTTGCTCGTGTGAATTATAATTACAATGACAAATACTTACTACAAGGTACAGTAAGAAGAGACGGAGGATCTGTATTTGGATCTAATAATCGTTGGGGTTATTTTCCTTCAGTAGGTGGTGCTTGGAGAATTGACAAAGAAAATTTCATGCAAAATCAAAACATTTTTAGTGACCTAAAATTGCGTGCCAGTTATGGTGTAACAGGTAACTCTTCAGGATTCAATGCTTACACGGCTCAATTTATCTCTGGAAGCGCAGGAACTTTTTATTACAACGGACAGCAAGTAGGTGCTTATGGACCAATACAAGCGGCTAATCCAGATTTGAAATGGGAAAAAACAGCTACAACCAATCTTGGTGTTGATTTCTCTTTGTTGAAAGGTATAATAACAGCTTCGGTTGATGTGTACGACAAGAAAACTACCGATATGATTTTCAATTACCAAGTAAACCCAGTATTGGTTCCTGTAGGTTCTATTGTAGCGAATGGTGGTATTATGTCTAACAAAGGGATTGAAGTTTCTTTAGGAGCTACGCCTGTTAAAACAGCTAATTTCACTTGGTCAACTAATTTGAATTTAGCTAGCAATAAAAATAAAATTGTAAAATTGACCAATCCATTCTTCATCGGTGGAGATTCTATCCGAAGAGTACAACCTGACGGTGGCGGACAAACAGGAGCTACATTACAAATTTTTAAAGAAGGAAAACCTCTTGGACAATTCTTTACTCTTGATTATGCTGGAAAAGATGCCAATGGCGTTTCTCAATATTATGACAAAAATGGAAATTTAACCACAACTCCATTAAACGGTGTTGATTATCATTATAAAGGAAGTGCTCAACCAAAATTATTGTTGGGATGGTCTAATAATTTTCAATACAAAAATTTTGATTTAAGTGTTTTCGTTAGAGGAGTATTCGGTAATAAAATTTTCAATGCTACACGTGCCGATTTGTTTAGACCTTCTACGGCCATGACCACGAATATTTTAGTTGATGCGGCAAACGAATCGCCTAATGATCTTAACTCCTATCGTTATTCTTCCAGATTCATCGAAGATGGTAGTTACATCCGATTGGATAACGCAACATTGGGATACAACTTTAAAAATATTAGCAGTTTTGTCAAGAGTTTACGCATGTACACTACAGTAAATAACTTATTTGTAATTACAAAGTACACCGGAATTGATCCCGAAGTAGAACAAGGAGGTACTGCACCAGGTGTAGATTCCAATAACTTTTATCCAAAAACCAGATCGTTCTTATTAGGTTTTAACGTGATATTCTAA
- a CDS encoding RagB/SusD family nutrient uptake outer membrane protein, producing MKKIIKYFGLPMLAVGLFWSCENLDVPITTQLTPEVFPQNSTQFIQTAGPVYVAFRGDFSFSWWWSQSLSTDEAILPARGGNWFDNRNYIAMHFHDWTVDNGIVGSLWNWSSGVIGKSNQAISILEEAMPAGAEKSTLISELKTMRAISYFILMDNFGEVPLDTLYGDFSSKPKSSRLEVFNFVEKELKKAIPNLNPASGIATYGRPNKQTANALLAKMYLNAQVYTGTQRNNECIAACDEVIKSGLYNIEPRASYLQMFYPNNGPQMKEFIFAVPYDPAVGGGGLMYHARYDVPRSMRSRFGLPFTPSAPRSTLPEFYAHFQNDANDIRNRQWLTGKQYLADGVTPIMVSTTKKGYDQFYTGSDGATAITYHLELTPNIVLRQSVALTDLGNDEIAWNIGYRNIKFYPDATSTSRNQNNDVPLFRYSDILLMKAEAILRGGAATLGDSPLSLVNTIRSNRTTSAPWTAVTLEDIYKERSREFAWEGWHRNDMIRFGKFEGLWGFKTDTDVKRRVFPIPTSALVLNPALKQNPAYVN from the coding sequence ATGAAAAAAATAATAAAATATTTTGGACTTCCAATGCTAGCCGTTGGTTTATTTTGGTCCTGCGAAAATTTAGATGTGCCTATTACGACACAACTAACTCCAGAGGTTTTTCCTCAAAACTCAACGCAGTTTATTCAAACAGCAGGTCCGGTTTATGTAGCTTTCCGAGGTGATTTTTCATTCTCTTGGTGGTGGTCACAATCTTTATCTACTGACGAAGCTATTTTGCCAGCAAGAGGAGGGAACTGGTTTGATAACAGAAACTACATTGCTATGCACTTTCATGATTGGACAGTAGATAATGGTATTGTAGGAAGCCTTTGGAATTGGTCTTCTGGTGTTATTGGAAAAAGCAATCAGGCCATTTCAATTTTAGAAGAAGCAATGCCTGCGGGCGCAGAAAAGTCAACTTTAATCTCTGAATTAAAGACCATGCGTGCTATTTCTTATTTCATACTGATGGATAATTTTGGAGAAGTGCCATTAGATACTTTGTATGGAGATTTTAGTTCTAAACCAAAATCATCAAGACTAGAAGTGTTTAATTTTGTTGAAAAAGAATTGAAAAAAGCAATTCCAAACCTTAATCCAGCCTCTGGAATAGCAACTTACGGAAGACCTAACAAGCAAACAGCTAATGCTTTATTAGCCAAAATGTATTTGAATGCACAGGTTTATACTGGAACACAACGCAACAACGAATGTATTGCTGCTTGCGATGAAGTAATCAAGTCTGGTTTGTATAATATCGAGCCAAGAGCATCTTATCTTCAAATGTTTTATCCAAATAATGGACCACAAATGAAGGAATTTATTTTTGCGGTTCCTTACGATCCAGCTGTTGGTGGTGGCGGATTGATGTATCATGCTCGTTATGATGTGCCTCGTTCTATGAGATCAAGATTCGGACTTCCTTTTACGCCAAGTGCACCTAGAAGTACTTTGCCTGAATTTTATGCTCATTTTCAAAATGATGCGAACGATATTCGAAACAGACAATGGCTAACAGGAAAACAATATTTGGCTGATGGAGTTACTCCAATAATGGTTTCAACGACTAAAAAAGGATACGATCAGTTTTACACAGGATCAGATGGAGCTACAGCTATCACATATCATTTAGAGTTAACACCAAATATCGTTCTTCGTCAAAGTGTAGCACTTACAGATTTGGGTAACGACGAAATTGCTTGGAATATTGGGTATAGAAACATTAAATTCTATCCAGATGCTACTTCAACCAGTCGTAACCAAAATAACGATGTGCCATTATTCCGTTATTCTGATATTCTTTTGATGAAAGCCGAAGCGATTCTTCGTGGCGGAGCCGCTACTTTAGGAGATTCTCCACTTTCGTTAGTAAATACAATTCGTTCTAATCGTACTACTTCAGCACCATGGACAGCGGTAACATTAGAAGATATTTACAAAGAAAGATCTCGTGAATTTGCTTGGGAAGGTTGGCACAGAAACGACATGATTCGTTTTGGAAAATTCGAAGGATTATGGGGATTCAAAACCGATACTGATGTGAAACGTCGTGTTTTCCCTATTCCGACTAGTGCATTGGTATTAAACCCTGCTTTGAAGCAAAATCCAGCTTATGTTAATTAA